A DNA window from uncultured Methanoregula sp. contains the following coding sequences:
- the cas1 gene encoding CRISPR-associated endonuclease Cas1, with the protein MTICCITGYGKRIRNEKGLIVIDPLVQEKEESTKTVLNPEDLTLIMISGNHGISTSAIRILLSQGIEMVLLDDRCMPSGFLFPCAKCSMIENAAWQSGIPEKRRVLIARAIVGQAIHNKLGLLSSVWKNAKLGDCPVSAELSRFADRAKKTESLADLLGIEGMATRMYYRALTEIIPKPFGFHGRTRHPPRDPVNSLMSYGYGILYGVIRTSLIKAKLSPFYGVLHADYRKQEPLVYDFIEEFRQPIVDRTVLTLINRQQIDTSQFSITPEGCRIQSDLKKSYAEAVLGRLDARYEYAGQRQPFSAVIDAQAQLLSAAMLKQKAYRPFAYRS; encoded by the coding sequence ATGACCATCTGTTGTATTACCGGCTACGGCAAACGTATCCGGAACGAGAAAGGGCTGATCGTGATCGATCCGCTTGTACAGGAAAAAGAAGAATCAACAAAAACGGTTCTCAACCCGGAAGATCTCACCCTTATCATGATCTCCGGCAATCATGGGATCTCGACGAGCGCGATCCGGATCCTGCTGAGTCAAGGTATCGAAATGGTCCTTCTGGACGATCGTTGCATGCCGTCGGGCTTTCTTTTTCCCTGTGCCAAATGTTCGATGATTGAGAATGCCGCGTGGCAATCAGGTATTCCGGAGAAGAGACGGGTACTGATAGCACGGGCGATCGTGGGACAGGCAATCCATAACAAGCTGGGCCTGCTCTCAAGCGTGTGGAAGAATGCCAAATTAGGGGATTGCCCTGTGAGCGCCGAACTCTCACGGTTTGCTGACCGGGCGAAGAAGACGGAATCTCTTGCCGACCTTCTCGGGATCGAGGGGATGGCAACCCGCATGTATTACCGGGCGCTGACTGAGATCATCCCGAAACCGTTCGGGTTCCATGGCCGGACCCGTCACCCACCCCGGGACCCGGTGAACTCGCTGATGAGTTACGGGTACGGGATCCTGTACGGCGTTATACGGACTTCGCTCATCAAAGCAAAACTCAGCCCATTTTACGGAGTGCTGCACGCAGATTACCGGAAGCAGGAGCCGCTCGTGTACGATTTCATCGAAGAGTTCCGGCAGCCGATCGTTGATCGGACAGTGCTGACGCTGATCAACCGACAGCAGATCGATACTTCTCAGTTCAGTATAACTCCGGAAGGTTGCAGGATCCAATCAGACCTGAAAAAATCTTATGCAGAAGCGGTTCTGGGCCGGCTGGATGCCCGCTATGAATATGCCGGGCAGCGACAGCCGTTTTCAGCAGTGATCGATGCGCAGGCACAGCTGCTTTCAGCGGCCATGCTGAAACAAAAAGCCTACCGGCCGTTTGCATACCGTTCATAA
- the cmr6 gene encoding type III-B CRISPR module RAMP protein Cmr6: protein MAQACRDEIKKLWREYSLPNGANASLIRDRFLLYDVNDKDKDKDKTHGVEAKKGLYAAMHNAMVPAARPYGAAFERYITSLDSFGNQGNFETLGRLVIGLGSENVLETGITLHHTYGTPVIPGSALKGLASHYCDQVWGADESNVSFRKNNEYHNQLFGTNDDSGHIVFHDAWITPESLKRSLKRDIMTPHHGDYYSGKDDAPTDFDEPNPISFLSLSGIFHIAVTCDIQDANGKEWEKLAFQILSEALCNWGIGGKTSAGYGRLVKIEGVPPEVKKPASPNSPGNVTIAGNPYHPGNKKYNQFPQSGNSQQGKYGPSYPKQ, encoded by the coding sequence ATGGCACAGGCATGCAGGGATGAAATCAAGAAATTGTGGCGGGAGTATTCCCTGCCCAATGGTGCAAATGCATCCCTTATCCGTGATCGGTTCCTCCTTTATGATGTCAATGACAAGGATAAAGACAAAGACAAAACTCATGGTGTCGAGGCGAAAAAAGGTCTGTATGCAGCAATGCACAACGCGATGGTACCTGCTGCAAGACCATATGGTGCAGCATTCGAGCGATACATTACTTCCCTTGACTCTTTCGGTAACCAGGGAAATTTCGAGACACTGGGCCGTCTGGTTATCGGCCTTGGGAGCGAGAATGTCCTTGAGACCGGGATCACGCTTCACCACACATATGGTACACCCGTTATTCCCGGGAGCGCACTGAAAGGACTTGCATCGCATTATTGCGATCAGGTCTGGGGAGCTGATGAAAGCAACGTATCGTTCAGGAAAAATAACGAATACCACAATCAGCTCTTTGGGACAAATGACGATTCCGGCCATATCGTCTTCCATGATGCATGGATTACTCCGGAAAGTCTGAAACGATCGCTCAAACGGGATATCATGACTCCTCACCATGGAGATTATTACTCTGGAAAAGATGATGCCCCAACCGATTTCGATGAGCCAAATCCCATTTCGTTCCTTTCCCTCAGCGGAATTTTCCACATTGCTGTGACCTGTGACATCCAGGATGCAAATGGAAAAGAGTGGGAAAAACTCGCGTTCCAGATCCTGTCAGAAGCTCTCTGTAACTGGGGGATTGGGGGGAAGACAAGTGCAGGGTATGGCAGACTGGTGAAAATTGAGGGGGTGCCGCCGGAAGTGAAAAAACCGGCTTCACCCAACTCGCCCGGGAATGTTACCATTGCCGGGAACCCCTATCATCCGGGAAATAAGAAATACAACCAATTTCCTCAATCGGGGAACTCGCAACAGGGGAAGTACGGGCCGTCCTATCCAAAGCAATAA
- the cmr4 gene encoding type III-B CRISPR module RAMP protein Cmr4, with the protein MTTSTMKNAKMYWIQAITPLHVGAGKGVGFIDMPIMREKVTTWPIVPGSAVKGVLRDHFKTAMKKETNLIDAAFGKAGLDVESNAGALVLTDAHIVCMPVRSLYGTFAYVTSPMVLERLKRDLAVTGYTGLPDTPTSSDKEAYCPVKSVINDGEKIFLEDLDLSAKPDGERTGKWAEKLSAILFTDPTWQAIFKERFVIVSDNCFNFLAEHGTDIAARVRINDERKIVEKGALWYEESLPSEAILAGIAWCDRIYGGKEITPEKIFAECCTSDLDLQIGGKANVGKGRVRCRFTQG; encoded by the coding sequence ATGACAACCTCAACAATGAAAAATGCAAAGATGTACTGGATTCAGGCTATTACCCCGCTCCATGTCGGGGCAGGAAAAGGAGTCGGCTTTATCGATATGCCGATCATGCGCGAGAAGGTGACGACGTGGCCGATCGTTCCCGGCTCAGCAGTGAAAGGTGTGTTGCGGGATCATTTCAAAACCGCAATGAAGAAAGAGACGAACCTGATTGATGCTGCATTCGGTAAGGCTGGCCTTGATGTCGAATCGAATGCCGGAGCGCTGGTCCTGACGGATGCGCACATTGTCTGTATGCCGGTCCGCAGCCTGTACGGCACATTTGCCTATGTCACGAGCCCTATGGTTCTTGAGCGCCTGAAACGCGATCTTGCCGTGACCGGTTACACGGGTCTTCCCGACACCCCCACTTCGTCCGACAAGGAGGCATATTGTCCCGTGAAATCGGTAATAAATGACGGAGAGAAAATTTTTCTTGAGGACCTTGATCTGTCTGCAAAACCGGATGGTGAGCGGACCGGCAAATGGGCCGAAAAATTATCTGCAATACTATTCACCGATCCAACCTGGCAGGCAATTTTCAAGGAAAGATTCGTCATCGTTTCAGACAATTGTTTCAACTTCCTTGCCGAGCACGGGACTGATATCGCCGCCCGAGTACGGATCAATGACGAGAGAAAAATCGTGGAGAAAGGCGCGCTCTGGTACGAAGAATCCCTGCCCTCGGAAGCAATCCTTGCCGGTATAGCGTGGTGCGACCGCATCTATGGGGGTAAAGAGATAACCCCAGAAAAAATTTTTGCGGAGTGCTGCACCAGCGATCTCGATCTCCAGATCGGGGGGAAAGCGAATGTCGGGAAAGGCCGTGTACGGTGCCGGTTTACTCAGGGATGA
- a CDS encoding type III-B CRISPR module-associated protein Cmr3 encodes MTEKYLSITPHDPIIARDSRPFGAGLRMKSLDWPYPSVIAGSVRTALGKINGNGFEKIVDALKQVSVYGPLMSLGGTLFFPAPRDLLVDGSNENDRKTYAIRPVALQPGDGCNLPNPALQPAMLPSTVLYEFKPTTPLPFWSLNQMVSWLENPGDKQFNAPVISKNDNDGTPNGLAFPQKESRFHVKMAESSGSAEDGMLFETVGLDFSASGSTNSCSIATRVESANEFAKLIPDLAGCNTIGGERRVSTWEIKDVPPKGWNCPVEIMNALAGKKNLRMVLATPAYFERGWLPGWIDQTTLIGHPPGAPENCTLKLRSACVERWKPISGWSLEKNGKHKPGPKPLRRLVPAGSVYFFECIEGNAQELAMDLWLKPVSDESEDNREKSDGFGLALWGVWDYEMNNKVC; translated from the coding sequence ATGACAGAAAAATATCTTTCCATAACTCCCCATGACCCAATCATTGCCAGGGACAGCCGGCCGTTCGGTGCCGGACTCCGCATGAAATCGCTGGACTGGCCGTACCCCTCTGTCATTGCCGGGTCGGTAAGAACCGCTCTGGGTAAAATTAACGGGAACGGTTTTGAGAAAATTGTTGATGCACTCAAACAGGTGTCGGTATACGGACCACTTATGAGTCTCGGGGGTACGTTATTCTTCCCGGCGCCCCGCGATCTTCTGGTTGATGGTTCCAATGAGAACGATCGGAAGACATATGCGATACGACCGGTTGCATTGCAGCCGGGAGATGGATGCAATCTGCCAAACCCTGCTTTACAACCGGCTATGCTGCCATCAACAGTACTGTACGAGTTCAAACCTACAACCCCGTTACCGTTCTGGTCTTTAAATCAGATGGTCTCATGGCTGGAAAACCCGGGTGATAAACAGTTCAATGCGCCGGTGATTTCAAAAAATGATAACGATGGCACGCCAAACGGTCTCGCGTTTCCCCAGAAAGAGTCACGGTTTCATGTAAAGATGGCCGAAAGCAGTGGTTCTGCCGAGGATGGGATGCTGTTCGAGACGGTTGGTCTAGATTTCTCCGCGAGCGGGTCGACTAATAGTTGCAGTATCGCTACCCGGGTTGAATCAGCGAATGAATTTGCAAAACTAATTCCAGATCTTGCCGGATGCAATACTATTGGTGGGGAGCGGCGGGTTTCCACGTGGGAGATCAAAGATGTACCGCCAAAAGGATGGAACTGCCCCGTAGAGATCATGAATGCACTGGCTGGCAAAAAGAATCTACGGATGGTTCTTGCAACCCCGGCTTATTTTGAACGTGGCTGGCTACCCGGCTGGATCGATCAAACCACTCTTATCGGCCACCCGCCAGGTGCCCCGGAAAATTGTACCCTGAAACTGAGGTCAGCCTGTGTTGAGCGCTGGAAGCCAATCTCCGGCTGGAGCCTGGAGAAAAACGGGAAACATAAGCCCGGTCCAAAACCCCTGCGGCGGCTGGTTCCTGCCGGTTCCGTCTATTTCTTTGAATGCATAGAGGGAAATGCCCAGGAACTTGCAATGGATCTTTGGCTGAAACCCGTATCCGATGAATCGGAAGATAACCGGGAAAAGAGTGACGGATTCGGGCTGGCACTCTGGGGTGTGTGGGATTACGAGATGAATAACAAAGTCTGCTGA
- the cmr5 gene encoding type III-B CRISPR module-associated protein Cmr5 — MSEEKILTKNQIRAEIAYDCVNKKVHKDADISQKEEERKYLQLARSFPALVHTCGLVQAVAFVTAKEKDTGKDYLRHLETIMPLVPETLVKKSRTAPLLEYQRLTRDAMDSATWLKRYAETLLKES; from the coding sequence ATGTCGGAAGAAAAGATCCTGACAAAAAACCAGATCCGGGCTGAAATTGCATATGATTGTGTGAACAAAAAGGTCCACAAGGATGCGGATATATCTCAAAAAGAAGAAGAGAGAAAATACCTCCAGCTTGCCCGGAGTTTCCCGGCCCTTGTGCATACCTGCGGTCTTGTCCAGGCAGTTGCGTTTGTTACTGCCAAGGAGAAAGATACCGGTAAAGATTATTTACGGCACCTTGAGACAATCATGCCCCTTGTTCCGGAAACCCTGGTAAAAAAGAGCCGGACCGCACCCCTGCTTGAATACCAGCGTCTCACCCGCGACGCCATGGACTCTGCTACATGGCTCAAACGTTATGCGGAGACGCTGCTGAAGGAGAGTTGA
- the cas10 gene encoding type III-B CRISPR-associated protein Cas10/Cmr2, with amino-acid sequence MTDHLYVLALGPVQDFIAAARTTRDLWFGSHLLSEISKAAAWKIAEDGGMLIFPALEKGDPDLNPGKDSNAFNVANIILAELPEGMNPEDINKAAKDAAQKRWMFFAEVARGAAGTAVDEAIWKEQINDVIEFYSAWVPFTDIKQYQSTRTRLMRLLAARKSTRNFEPAKSHWGNEKSSLDGARDSVLKKESDLQRDLIIRMRLKESEELCAVGLTKRLGSGNVSFPSVVRVAVDPWIRGIVDSKNVEAIKILEKIREICERNTTIASKYSGKLYKDFPYDSQILFPDRLNAMKKTSERKQGKGKSWMNYLDEGDRKDLDSIKEHLIRLQRKGTNDKNEIGFGFGEPNPYLAVLVADGDQMGKAISAIDDSERHREFSTQLSKFAREAKKIIEDPSGLSGEDGTPKRSAHGCVVYTGGDDVLAFLPADTCIATARALHEKFAKLLNGFPLDPKNETGKTPSLSVGIAIVHSLEPLEDILAYGRDAEKAAKKPDRNGLAVHLHTRGGGDPTKIREQWSPTSTSGNSMSIDQRLEKWVNLHIADDFPDGAAYDLQQLAEDYKAWKPPIPPNLLEKDVTRLLARKRAGSGTRAINEDDLKKLTAGIHQHEDLKRRAEELVLTRRIAEVTRQTGCRNSRKVQS; translated from the coding sequence ATGACAGATCATCTCTATGTCCTTGCCCTTGGTCCGGTACAGGATTTCATCGCGGCTGCACGGACAACCCGAGATCTCTGGTTTGGCTCTCATCTGCTGTCCGAGATCAGCAAAGCTGCTGCATGGAAGATTGCAGAAGATGGGGGTATGCTCATCTTCCCGGCCCTGGAAAAGGGAGATCCGGATCTGAATCCGGGTAAGGATTCCAATGCATTCAATGTTGCCAACATCATTCTTGCCGAATTGCCTGAAGGGATGAATCCTGAGGATATTAACAAGGCTGCAAAGGATGCTGCGCAGAAACGTTGGATGTTCTTCGCAGAAGTTGCACGGGGAGCTGCCGGAACTGCTGTGGATGAAGCAATCTGGAAAGAGCAGATCAACGATGTCATCGAGTTTTACTCGGCATGGGTTCCGTTCACAGATATAAAACAATATCAATCAACTCGCACCCGTCTCATGCGGCTTCTCGCTGCAAGGAAATCAACTCGTAATTTCGAGCCTGCAAAATCCCATTGGGGGAATGAAAAATCCTCGCTTGACGGTGCCCGGGATAGTGTGTTGAAAAAAGAGTCAGACCTGCAAAGAGATCTCATCATCCGTATGCGTCTCAAAGAGAGTGAGGAACTTTGCGCAGTTGGGTTGACAAAGCGGCTGGGCAGCGGGAATGTATCATTCCCGTCCGTTGTCCGTGTCGCCGTTGACCCCTGGATCAGGGGAATCGTGGACTCGAAAAATGTTGAAGCCATTAAGATTCTGGAAAAGATCCGTGAGATCTGTGAGAGAAACACAACAATAGCCTCCAAATATTCGGGCAAACTCTACAAGGATTTCCCATATGACAGCCAGATCCTCTTCCCTGACCGGCTGAATGCGATGAAGAAAACATCTGAAAGAAAGCAGGGGAAAGGGAAATCCTGGATGAATTATCTGGATGAGGGCGATCGAAAAGATCTCGACAGCATTAAAGAACATCTCATTCGTCTACAAAGAAAAGGAACGAATGATAAGAACGAGATCGGATTTGGGTTTGGCGAACCGAATCCCTATCTCGCGGTACTTGTGGCTGATGGTGACCAGATGGGAAAGGCAATTTCTGCCATAGATGACTCAGAACGGCACCGTGAGTTTTCCACGCAGTTATCCAAATTCGCCAGAGAAGCAAAGAAGATCATCGAGGATCCCTCTGGGCTCTCGGGTGAAGATGGTACACCGAAGAGATCTGCACATGGTTGCGTAGTCTATACCGGTGGTGACGATGTACTTGCGTTCCTTCCGGCGGACACCTGCATTGCAACCGCACGGGCACTCCATGAAAAATTTGCTAAATTATTAAACGGCTTTCCCCTTGATCCTAAAAACGAAACGGGAAAAACTCCCTCGCTCTCTGTTGGGATCGCCATTGTTCATTCGCTCGAACCTCTTGAAGATATTCTTGCCTACGGACGCGATGCGGAAAAGGCTGCGAAAAAACCGGACCGGAACGGTCTTGCGGTTCACCTTCACACTCGGGGTGGAGGAGATCCGACAAAGATCCGCGAGCAGTGGTCACCCACCAGCACTTCCGGAAATTCCATGAGCATAGACCAGCGCCTGGAAAAATGGGTGAACCTGCACATTGCCGACGACTTCCCCGATGGAGCTGCATACGATCTCCAGCAGTTGGCTGAAGACTACAAAGCATGGAAACCACCGATTCCCCCGAATCTTCTTGAGAAAGATGTTACCCGGCTCCTTGCACGGAAACGAGCGGGGAGTGGGACCCGGGCAATCAACGAGGACGACCTGAAAAAACTCACTGCCGGTATTCATCAGCATGAGGATCTGAAGCGTCGTGCGGAAGAACTGGTCCTGACACGAAGAATCGCGGAAGTTACCCGGCAGACGGGGTGCCGTAATTCACGGAAGGTGCAATCATGA
- the cmr1 gene encoding type III-B CRISPR module RAMP protein Cmr1, with the protein MNIIPRNIEIFPKGLDTPIKDPNVIENNYEIYVITPLYGGGVEAGNVDTEMLIRPSSIRGNLRFWWRATIGAKYHSITELRQREGEIWGSTDNPSPVTIEVEQPDREILEPRSSVKKNYGFNPRDPQSYVLFPAKEKEVDICKEDFTFVLKIRWLQPNKLQLIREKVNADLIHNKKTPLPETIQDIGPDVEAALKAWINFGGIGARTRRGCGALFCKKLAFNSLENLGCDFPFTILCSTEPFANTIVAWSKSIGTIRNFRQLRSGGPHTKNVGFGANCHQITVPAGRSNWPEPDSIRKITGCALKNQQPNPDTDHSIPKTPTEFFPRAEFGLPIIFHFADGPGKGHSAIQNKDPPSVTLIPTKRDKKTGKQIDGTRMASPVITRPIVLQNESIFSIILVLPHPNIPVLRLTGNYHSTPKEILPEQIANKALTEYPDSPLGPKEKPRSQKGSALEAFIAYAQEKEQGFTEVSK; encoded by the coding sequence GTGAACATTATTCCCCGAAATATTGAAATATTTCCCAAAGGATTAGACACCCCGATTAAAGATCCGAATGTTATTGAAAATAATTATGAAATATATGTCATTACACCACTTTACGGGGGAGGAGTCGAAGCAGGAAACGTAGATACTGAAATGTTGATCCGACCCTCCAGTATTCGGGGAAACCTCCGTTTTTGGTGGCGGGCAACAATAGGAGCAAAATATCATTCTATTACAGAACTTCGACAAAGGGAAGGTGAGATTTGGGGCTCAACCGACAATCCAAGTCCGGTTACCATTGAAGTGGAACAACCAGATAGAGAGATATTAGAACCCAGGTCGTCTGTAAAAAAGAATTATGGTTTTAACCCAAGGGACCCTCAATCGTATGTCCTTTTCCCTGCGAAAGAGAAGGAAGTTGATATCTGCAAAGAAGATTTTACTTTCGTCCTCAAAATCCGTTGGTTACAGCCCAATAAACTTCAATTAATCCGGGAAAAGGTAAATGCCGATTTGATTCACAATAAAAAAACGCCATTACCTGAGACAATTCAGGACATCGGTCCAGATGTTGAGGCGGCCTTAAAAGCATGGATAAATTTTGGGGGAATCGGAGCAAGGACCCGACGTGGATGCGGAGCATTGTTTTGTAAAAAATTAGCTTTTAATTCCCTGGAAAATCTGGGATGTGATTTCCCATTTACGATATTATGTTCAACAGAGCCTTTTGCTAACACGATTGTTGCATGGTCCAAATCAATCGGTACAATTCGAAATTTCCGACAACTTCGTAGTGGAGGGCCTCATACAAAAAATGTTGGATTTGGTGCAAATTGTCATCAAATTACCGTTCCCGCAGGGAGATCCAACTGGCCCGAACCCGATTCCATCCGGAAAATTACCGGATGTGCTTTGAAAAACCAGCAACCTAATCCCGATACAGATCATTCAATCCCGAAGACACCAACAGAGTTTTTCCCTCGTGCAGAATTTGGTCTCCCGATAATTTTCCATTTCGCAGATGGCCCGGGAAAAGGGCATTCTGCCATCCAAAATAAAGATCCCCCCTCTGTGACATTAATTCCAACAAAACGGGATAAAAAAACCGGAAAACAGATCGATGGAACACGAATGGCAAGTCCGGTAATCACACGTCCCATAGTACTCCAGAATGAGAGTATATTTTCCATTATCCTTGTTCTGCCACATCCGAATATTCCTGTCCTTCGATTGACCGGGAACTATCATTCCACTCCAAAAGAGATTCTACCAGAACAGATAGCAAACAAAGCACTAACAGAATATCCAGATTCTCCGTTAGGACCTAAAGAAAAGCCCCGTTCCCAAAAGGGTTCCGCGCTCGAAGCATTCATCGCATATGCACAGGAAAAAGAGCAGGGATTCACCGAGGTGTCGAAATGA
- a CDS encoding DUF1887 family CARF protein yields the protein MKTLVCLISKQHIPNLLTVKTIRPNNLVLLVTSGMKSNADWFLLALAAGGLDYSQKTKFVNIRKENSVTETMSALNAAHEERPDDEWIVNITGGTKPMSIGAYEFAKEKQITALYIVESDQYTATDLLLGKYVPLGDQHVSAFEFLEGYGYGIRNANDLIRQNQRAYELMDLSVLLTAHHKNENVRKVLSRLQYLKEEKKKASERRWEKEGLILTGEERLWIDNSALRERICSAFGLQDSNRVISGHLERQAVEFLTGRWLEYFIYGLLVPFVPALVRCLQVGLTTGQPRAGGSNEFDISFMTERSLCIVECKTGSQAHDAKGNDVLYKMEAIKAGLGALRVRAFIATTSPNIIDPRTGDTSEALKNRASNYGCTIINGEMLKEWASLYLVRDPLLNIKVADMFKLKSFAAS from the coding sequence ATGAAAACCCTTGTCTGCCTTATCAGCAAGCAACACATCCCCAACCTCCTGACGGTAAAAACGATCAGGCCGAACAATCTTGTGCTGCTGGTGACGTCCGGCATGAAGAGCAATGCTGATTGGTTCCTCCTAGCCCTGGCTGCCGGAGGACTTGACTATTCACAAAAAACGAAGTTCGTCAATATCCGGAAAGAGAACTCGGTTACCGAGACGATGAGTGCTTTGAATGCAGCCCATGAAGAACGGCCCGATGACGAGTGGATTGTCAATATCACTGGCGGGACCAAACCGATGAGTATCGGGGCTTACGAGTTTGCAAAGGAAAAACAGATCACTGCGCTCTATATTGTGGAAAGCGACCAGTACACGGCAACCGATCTATTACTGGGAAAGTATGTCCCTCTTGGGGACCAGCATGTTTCTGCCTTTGAATTCCTGGAAGGGTACGGCTACGGCATACGGAACGCAAACGATCTTATTCGGCAGAACCAGCGGGCTTATGAGCTCATGGATCTCAGCGTGTTGCTGACCGCACATCATAAGAATGAAAATGTCCGGAAGGTTTTGTCCCGACTCCAGTACCTCAAAGAAGAGAAGAAGAAAGCATCAGAGCGGAGATGGGAAAAGGAAGGTCTCATTCTAACCGGTGAAGAACGGTTATGGATCGACAACAGTGCGCTGCGGGAGCGGATCTGTTCCGCTTTCGGCTTGCAGGATTCTAACCGGGTAATTTCCGGTCATCTTGAACGGCAGGCTGTCGAGTTCCTGACCGGCAGGTGGCTGGAATATTTCATATACGGACTCCTTGTGCCGTTCGTTCCCGCTTTGGTACGCTGTCTCCAGGTGGGACTTACAACCGGACAGCCAAGGGCGGGTGGGAGCAACGAATTTGATATTTCGTTCATGACTGAACGTTCGCTCTGTATCGTCGAATGCAAGACCGGTTCACAGGCACATGATGCCAAGGGCAACGATGTTCTGTACAAGATGGAGGCCATCAAAGCGGGACTCGGTGCCCTACGGGTCAGGGCATTCATCGCAACAACATCGCCAAACATTATCGATCCCCGCACGGGGGATACAAGTGAAGCTCTGAAAAACCGGGCCAGTAACTATGGCTGCACGATAATTAATGGCGAGATGCTGAAAGAATGGGCTTCGCTGTATCTCGTACGCGATCCCCTACTGAATATAAAAGTTGCCGATATGTTCAAGCTGAAAAGTTTCGCAGCATCGTAA
- the cas2 gene encoding CRISPR-associated endonuclease Cas2 has product MKTAFVLVCYDIQETKTRNRLIYVLFAYGLSRVQYSVFYGNIPLARIGLMTRQIQQDFPKDTDKIMIVPLCKNCVSRLVQVHGKLPTEPRSFIVI; this is encoded by the coding sequence ATGAAGACTGCATTTGTCCTGGTATGTTATGATATCCAGGAGACAAAAACCCGCAACCGGCTCATTTATGTCCTGTTTGCCTATGGACTGTCCCGGGTACAGTATAGTGTCTTTTACGGGAATATCCCGCTGGCGAGGATCGGACTCATGACCCGACAGATACAACAGGATTTTCCAAAAGACACCGATAAGATCATGATCGTTCCCTTATGCAAAAACTGTGTTTCACGTCTGGTGCAGGTCCATGGGAAATTGCCAACAGAGCCACGATCTTTCATTGTAATTTAA